Genomic window (Procambarus clarkii isolate CNS0578487 chromosome 64, FALCON_Pclarkii_2.0, whole genome shotgun sequence):
ttcaggagacaggtttggtgtgatatcaactcctagatctttctctctgtccgtttcattaagtacttcatctcctgtgtgtgtgtgcgtgtgtgtgtgtgtgtgtgtgtgtgtgtgtgtgtgtgtgtgtgtgtgtgtgtgtgtgtgtgtgtgtgtgtgtgtgagtgtgtgtgtgtgataaaaaaaattagttagtagtagttaataacagttgattggttgacagttgacaggcgggccgaaagagcagagctcaacccccgcaagcacaactgggtgaatacaactaggtgaatgcaaacACATGTACACTCAAACGCGTGCCCGCGCGCACGTGCAGACACGCACAAACCACAAAGCAGGATACAACTTTTGTTTTCGTTCAAAAGAGGTCCATTCAATTACATTTGCTCCATTCTCTGTGGAATTATCACAGACTATTGACGATGAAAGGCCACTGAGGCAGGTATAGTCTACCTCAATAGACTGTAAAGAGACTTTTAGTTCCTTAGAGGAGTTGAAagaaggggggagagggtgggaggggtgtgttcatggagtaatgtgtgtgtgtgtgtgtgtgtgtgtgtgtgtgtgtgtgtgtgtgtgtgtgtgtgtgtgtgtgtgtgtgtttgtgtgtgtgtgtgtgtgtgtgtgtgtgtgtgtgtgtgtgtgtgtgtgtgtgtgtgtgtgtgtgtgtgtgtgtgtgtggtgtgtgtgtgtgtgtgtgtgtttatttatttttaatgacAACCTACAACCCTCTACTTCCTTCTTCCCTTTCTATCGATCTATTCTTAGTCTTTCTCTTGACAATTCCTCAATCCTTGTTCATTAATTTTTCACTcattcctctctctttctcattcctcttcattcttcctctctctctctccaatttctTGCCTAACTTCCActctccccacccccttccctctctctcttacccctctCCATGTTCCTTTCTCTGTTCTTTTGTCTCACAGAGAGGAAGCGTGATTCGTAGGAAGTATTTAAGAGCACCACTACACAGGGTCTAACACCAGTGTGCAGTGGTCAGCCGAGGAAACAGCAGCATACCTTCCACCACCACaatctacactactaccaccaccaccacaactttcTACCACTACTACCTTTAATCACCTCTACTCCAAGACCCACTCTTCAAGATGAAGGAAGTGAGTTGCAAAAGATCTTTTTCTTCTATATTTTGTTtcagtcttttttttttattatatatcttgAAAAGCATTCTTATGGCTCGTTTTACTTTATATTATGTATGAAAACTTATCACTTGAATTCGCTGCATTTCTTTCATTTAAGCAACAACTCCATATAATTTATTTGAATTTGACTTAGATGACTGGATCTTGCACTTACATTGCTTTAAATTGAACATAAATATGATTTTCGTGAATGTAAATTTACTTTTCTTTGACTTAAATGGTATTGTATTTAATTTAGATCTTAGACGATCGGTTTCTTAGGCTCTGATAGTCTTTTCTTGATTATTGGCATAATTTGCATTGACATTAAACATTTgcattaaataattcattttttatcgctattaaatttatttctttaaatATGAATGATTTTTTTTAGCTCATGAGTTTCTtcgattttatttttatttttggacATGATAGTTTTCAATAataatagttaattttttttaactttgGTACTTCATCAATAAAAACACCTTTACTGGTAAATTTACGCGTTTCACAGTGAATTTTTATCTAATTATGTGTAATAATTAAAGTAATTATATTTTCCTACACTTTAAAAAAGTTTCTAAAGCCTGAATTATTGTCTACATTTTGACCCACGATAATTTTTCCAATTACCAAGTTAATATTGATCTTTCCAGGTCCCTTTCCATGACCTTAAATTACATAGATTATCAATGATCACCTGTTCTCCCATTACAAGATATCACGTCCCCTCACCAGATATCTCCCCCTCACCTCAAATCCCCCTTTTTCCCCTCAGGTTCTCATAACCATCGTAACCCTGGCGGTCGTGGCGACAGCACATGCATCGCCAGGAGGCATCGACGCCTATGGCAACGGTGTAGGCGGGGGGTTCGTCGGCGCCTCTGTAGGGTATGGCTACGATGGCAACCACGGAGGGGAAGGGGGCTACGCCGGCAACTACGGTGGACAGGGCTACGGTGGCGCCTACGGTGGCTTCGGAGGCTATGGAGGGGGTAACTACGGTGGGGGTTACGGTGGCGGCTACGGTGGTGGAGGCTTCGGTGCTTACGGTGGCAGTATCGTAGGCAGTCGCGGAAACGGAATTGGTAAGTAAATACACTATATgcacatatttacatatatacatgatatatatatatatatatatattcatgtaatcatataaataatttatattacaTATAAATTCTAAGCAGTGATGtcaatttttaataatatttttgcattttttttatgtcGTCATTGAATCATTGTTTTATATTAAACTTTACTGCAATATATCCCAAGAAAGTTTTGGGTGTTTGTTGATTTTACGCATTTTTCGCTAAAAATATTTTAGACGTTACCAAAAATAATATTTGGGCTGacagatattaaattaaaaaaaatcatagaTTACAATAAATATTGTTGCTTTTAGTGTCTGCTTGTTGTTGAATATCAATAATTAAGAATGTTTATATCTATATCTAACTTGTTTATGTCTTTGCAGGTTACGGTAAAGGCCGATGAAGCAAATAAGTTCTCACTACTGGACGCTCACAATGATATAAACATCACAGTCACAGCGAAATAAACATTAAACTCATGAAGATATAATAAGCATCACGTCCACCACTGAAGACATATTGCGCTCACAATAAAGTAAACATTATTTAAAAATCCACTcagatgtgtagtgtgtgtgtgaatctTACTGAGACTTGGCTGGGTAACTGTTGAAATAAACGAAGTTTGAAGGGAATATTCTAGTGTATCTTTTATTCGCCTGGGGACGCAATGTAAAGCTGCTGGCAGAATCAAGGATCAAAGTAAAGTTGTTGACAGAATCAACCTCCAAATGGACATGGTAGTCTTTCGAATAATTTTTGTCACATTACTTTTGGGAAAAGCCAACTCGTTCCATATACCAAGGGTCTTCTTGTGAAGTCCTGTTCATATGTTTGGCTTTGATACCCGTATCCTTCATTCCGATGTCCTTGGCTCTTCTCTGACATCCATATGTCTTGTATCGTAATATCTCTTCCTCCCTAACCCATATCTCTGGCTCCACCATCTATATATCTGGCTCCACCATCTCTTAATCTGGCTCCACCATCTCTTAATCTGGCTCCACCATCTCTTAATCTGGCTCCACCATCTCTTAATCTGGCTCCACCATCTATATATGGTTTCACTAACAATGTCATGATCCACTATATATTTCTGGCTCCAGTTTCCATATCTCTGGTTCAGATATCTGTCCCCACTAACCATATCTCAATCTCGGCTACCATATATCTGGCTATATTCGCTTCACAGTAACGAATGACTATCCTGAAGACCTATTTACATGTCTTGGTGTATTACATCGACTTACCAGCCCACAAAGTTAACCTAATTGCAGCAATCAACGGGAAGAATCGCCTCATAGAATCTGCTATGGGACAAGGGGAAATGGCCAGCTTCTCACTCAAAAACTTGTCGACAGTGATTGAGACCGTTTTCTTATGAGCGATCTTACATCTCAAACAGCTCCCTTCGTCAAGAACATCTTGGGCTAAGAGGGTAATTACAGGAGGTACAAATGAGTCCTTTAAATACATAACAGAAATTTGCTGACAAGCTCGATGGCTGTCGTGTGAAGTATGTTCCGGTGTGTAGTGTATCTGAGTTATAAGTTTTCTTCTACGTCTTGGTGTCAGACAACAAAAATTAACATCTGTAAGAATGGATCACAAGATCCAGTGGTCATATTTCAAAGGCCGAATGCATGACTTTCCTTCAACATACCTCGACCTCCATATCGGAAGAATGGGAATGTCTAAGCCAGAAATAACAAATTTTTTATCTACTGATGGAGTATTTCGCTACGTATGATCAAGTTTCTGATCAGGGAGAACAGCTACAACATGCAGGTCCAAGAACTGTATCAATGTTGACAGAGAAGAAATCAAACAGGAACAAGCTCGTCATATGACTATTGCAGGAAACAGGAAATTTTTGTGAGACCGGAAATAAATGCAAATGAATGTTCTACATTTTTCTAGGCAGGCTGTCATAACACCGAGCTCTATTTACTGCGTTAAAGATTAAATAAAGCGTAAACTTGACTATGAAGAACTATCCCGACTCCAAAATAACACTTTCATAGTGACGAAAATTGTCAGTGCCCTTTTAAGCTCATTCGTGGTCAGCCCCAACGATCTCAATATTAAGTCAGGATGACATTGATTACAAGGCATTGACAAAGCTCAAACAACAAGACAATTAATATATTCAGTAATTCTCCTAAAAAACATGTTGTGATCAGCTTTATGGATTGTCCGTGTAATTGCGACTCTTTCAGGTTGATTATGTATTATGTGAAGTCTCCAATGTTCCTTCGAATCCTTCTAATGCTAGCATAAATAATACTGGATCCCTGTACAGTATGTCGTCCATTGTCTATTTTTATAGAGTTTGTTCAGGATGTCTTTTGTTAAGAGCGTTTGTTCAGGTGATGTGTTAAGATTGTTTGTTCAGATAATGTATTAAGATTGTTCAGGTAATGAATTAATATTGTTTGTTCAGGTAATGTGTTAATGTTGTTTGTGTAGAGGTATTTGGTATTAAAATTGTTTGTGCAGTATTATATCTAAAGCAATCATTTACCAGAACATCTGTTCTATGAATTTTTTCAGAGAATGTTCTCCCAGAATCATTTTTGTCAGTCTGCTTGATTTACTGCTTGAATCCAGGAAGAACGCTCATGAAGAACAAGAACATTTAACTAGAGAAAACATGATTCAATAACATACAACCCTAACCCAGTAATAAATGATCACACAACAAGGTGCGTGTGTTTATTATACATATCAAACCTTAACCCTAAATAACGTACAGCATACATTGGAATAAAACCAACTTGTGGTGACCAGAAAGCATATTAATTGTCACCTGATGATTTATAGAACATATTAAATTATAACACTCTTATTATGATAATATTAGCGACTCTGGTATTGCTTTATATACAAAGCCAAGTAAAAACAATAAATCAATAGCTTACCTGGCAAAGATTATTTGACTCTTCAACCAAATAAGACGGCCATTCTGACGTACAGCCTTGCTGTTGCCCGTGGCGACGTCTATTCTCACGTCCAGTCTTGCTGTTGGCCTGTGGAGACGTCTCGATTGAGTTGCCTAAACTACCACCTTCCTCCCTTACCTTGACTCTCATATATTTCCAAAGGTTGACCGAAAATGGGATGAGATGATGTAGTTAGTTCTAACGATCGTTTCCCCTATCTTCTCCTGACTCAGCTATTCAACCACCAGGTCAGAATTTACTTTGATTTGTTTGCTAAGCAGGAGAGTGTCGAAGTCGAGGTTGGAGAAGGCCAGGTAGCAGAAGCTCGTCCTAAGGGTATATTCATTCTATCCAGCGGCCGACCTCAAACACGTATTCATCATTTACAACATAATGTGCATTCAAATATGAATTTTTCTCAAAAGttaattaataatattacatttgCTAGCATATTATGCCTATTTAAGCCTTGATTAGGTATTTAGAAGAAAACTTGTCCTCAGAATCTGTCCTTAGCTGAGAACTTGTCCTCAAGCtaagctggttaaagcagcgatcATCCCCAAAGACGCACCCATCAATTTTAACGTAttgtattataaaaatatattgcTCTCCTATAGAAATTAATCTTatcatatattaaagtttcaggcATAGTTAGGCGCAGGTATGGTCAGGTGTTCAGGTTAtgttttggcgattatttgcatttgaagtGTGTGAGGGAAGCATTGGCAGAGTTGCAATTCGAACAGATGACGTCATGCAAACACTGTTCGATAAATGTTCGAACGGTTACCATTTTTCTCCAACCATTTCTTGAACGTCACACCCTCCAGAAGGGTACAAAAAAAAATGTCTCGTGATTCGCCAATTTGGTGACATTTATGCATATATTTTCATAGATATTTAGCATTTTATTGGTTAATTATAAATGCATTAATTTATTACAATTTTATTGGTTTATTCAGCGTGTTATTCATTTCTTAGTGTACAATCCATTATCAATCACCGACAGCAGCACATATAGCACGAGGGGGAAATTAAGAGGAGAAATCATCGTTGTATATTATTTATTGAAAATCGTCGTTTGTTCCAGCGTGGATGATTGGTCGTTGTGGCATCTATCGCCCGATGCCGTAGCCTGGAGGAGGGGGAGATTAGCTTATCAATGGGAGTGTGTTTATGTGGTGAGagcaaggaagggggggggggggggagtaagaggTGAGAGTCAGAGGAGGGCAGAGATGAGGAGTTAtttaggaaggaggagggaggcttATGTTCCCACCAATATGTGTGggaaaacacacatacacacacacacacatctacaggctgcttcctatgaatgtatgtgtgtgtgcgtgtgttagaaatatatctaATAGATATAATAGAAAAatatattggttagaaaggcggggtcaaaGAGCtattagctcgattctgcagacacaaataataaatactaaTAGAGTAAATACACACCTGGAACATCCATGATCTCAATAACACTGTTGGAatttaattagtatattttacccACTGTATCGGAACATGAAATAATCGCTCAGAAAGAAGCTCTGAGTGATTATTAGAATGAACACACAGTCGTTATCTAGAACGAATGACAGTCGAAAAACGAGTCTTAAATGCAGATCCTTGACCCTACAACCTCATCTAAGGGAGTAACACTATATGAGTGAAAACAAAAGTACCAATAAGGGCCTACTGAAAGTGACTCCCAGTCTAGACTGGGATCAGGAGGAAGGAGGCTTAAAGTATTTAACACCAAAATGTAAACACTGACAaggcgatgagtcgcaataacgtggctgaagaataatgaccagaccacacactagaaggtgaagggacgatgacgtttctgtccgtcctggaccattctcaagtcgagaatggtccGACAGAGAACCCTAACGAAGTAATGACACTCTATAgataagtcacaatcgacttgagaatggtccaggacggaccgaaacgtcgtcgtccctttaccttctagtgtgtggtctggtcaacaccgacAAAGTACCATACCCAACATCGATCACTGAaacacttccccctcccctcagcAACACAACCCGCAAAACACAAGCCCAACAACATACTGGTGGAGACAGCAGTTCCTCCAGCGCCTGCACCGTGGCCGAATCCCGTATAGGCGCCCCCAAAACCTCCAGTGTAGCCTCCATTGTATCGTGGACCGGGGTACCCACCGCCATGAGCACCGCCACCGTGCAAGCTACCGAACCCGCCCCCGTAGCCCGGTAGTGCAcgagccacacccagcaccaccaccagcgccaccatcaccaccacgatcTGTTGGGGAAAaaatggaagggaactatcaggagaaagcgttaaTCCAATACTAAGTAATTTTGTTTAACAGGATTGATAATTTGTGGAAAAGTTACCGGATGATTATTTCAAGCGCAGGTGAGATATATATGAGTGAATTTGGGTGACTTTAAATAGGAGCCGCCTCATAGTGGCCAATATAGGCCTTCTACAATTTCATTCATTTGTATTTTCTAATATTCGAATGACTTCAAACAAATCATTCAGCATATATTACGGAGGGGACATTAATTGGGGCTCGAACCCTGCCAACTTAGCCTAGAACTCGACATCAGAATCAGAACATGGAAATCCACAAAGGATTGTGCCAAAGAGTTTACAAGCAGTTTTCTGCACTGAGAACAGGTTGAGTTTTTGCAACAAGACTGTCTAGATGTGGATTTATTTTCGAAAAAGATTAAACCGAAATGTTAGTCAATTATTTTTCTCGTAGATATTCAGTGAGCTGAATTTGATCATAGTGCCATGTTCATGGGCTCAACACCCAGCTCATAGGGCTCAAGCACCTAGCTCTCAGGGCTCATATACCTAGCTCGTAGGGGTCAGTACTAAGCTCGTAGTGCTTACTTCAGTCGCCATAACAAGCTTAATGAAAGGAAAACTTACAAGCTTAGTCATCATACTGGACAGAAGTGGCTTGACCGAGATGTTGCTTCGGCGGAGGGCAGTTGAAGAGTGgctcctcttcagcctctgtacctGTTTTATATACCCGAGGCCGGTCATTCACTGGAAATTCCCCAGGGGAAAgggaggggtgagtgtggggggaatGTCATCAATGGCGGGGAAAATGACTCATTGGTGTTGTAAAACATGTCATTGTTTAGGGCTGAAACACTAACAATGTTTAATTTTTTGTTCAAAGGGAAACAAAAGCAGTCGGTTGTTGATAGGGAGCAAATGTTGCAATGTTAGAGTTTGGATCGTGGGATCTGGGAGGGTAGGATAGCAGTGCTTCAGTGAGGGGTAAGAGTCAGTAGGGAAGGATAGCAGTGcttcagtgaggggtgagagtccGTAGTGGAGGATAGCAGTGCTTCAGTGAGGGGTGTGAGAGTCAGTAGTGGAGGATATCAGTGCttcagtgagggggtgagagtcAGTAGTGGAGGATAGCAGTGCTTCAGTGAGACGTGATAGTCAGTAGGGGCGGGGTGGTAGTGATTCAGCGAGGAAGTGTTGAGAGTCAGTAAGGGAGAGGTGGCAGTGCTTCCCTGGCATGGTAGTCAGTTGGTGAAGGTGTCAACAGTTGAGTGGGGAGTGGAAACCGGAAGGGAATGGTGACAATAGGCTTAGAGCTCAGTATCGGAAGTAAAAGTATTTCGTTTGGAAGAGTTAAAATGTTTCTCGCTGATGAAAGACTCGAGAAAGGGCATCTTgtgtctattttcattttcatgagaaataaaataaaaaatccaGTTTTTAAAGCAACAGTGGCAAACTCTTGCCCAGAACTTGACAGCTAAACAGCAATTGCTTAATCACGAAACTTAAAATGCCGAATGCAACTTGTAACTGCTCGAAATTGCATTAATTAATTAGAATGATGACAGACCATATAATGAGGAGGCAACTCTAGCTGTATTTATAACTCTAGCTGCACTGTAACTTTTAGCGGCACTGTAACTCTACCTGAACTTGTAACTCTAGCTGCACTGTTATTCTACCTGTATTTCTAACTCTAGCTGCACTGTAATCTCTAACTGCACTGTAATCTCTAGCTACACTGTAATCTCTAGCTGCACTATAACTCTAACTGTACTTGTATCTCTAGCTGCGCTGTAACTCAAGCTGTAGTTTTAATTCTAGCTTTACTGGAACTCTTAACTGCACTGTAACTCTAGCTGTATTGTAACTCTTAACTGCACTGTAACTCTACCTGTACGCGAAACTCTTCCTGCACTTGTAGTTCTGTACATGTAGCTCTTTCCTCGCCTGTAATTCTTCCAGCCTGACTGTTTTCAAGTCTGTTTCCATGACAGTCTGTTTTAATGACAGTCTGTTGCGTGACTCTTTTTGAGCGCTTTTCTTTCATTTAGTAGTTGTTTCTTTTCTTTAATGTGTTTTTAATGCCTATGTACGACTGTCCGGGTTACGAAATTTTTCATTCAAGACAGTGAATAAGGCacccaaggaggggggggggaggttccaaGCGTTACTTTCTTTTACTTTCTTAATAGAGCGAGTCAGCGTCTTCAGAATGGAAAAGTCGAACTGTTGAACATATTACTGACAGGAAATGTGAAAGGTGTATTCTACTGAATTCAAAGTCGAGCTTGTAATAGAAAGCTGGGACTGGGCTTGTAAAAGAGCTGCGGGTCTGGGCTTATTAGAAAGCTGTGGAGCTCAACACCTCCAACCCATTATGTATAGCGGAAAACGGAAATACAAATTACAGTGATCCGCATatataaacaaagaaaaatatgttGGGTTCCCGGGACACTGATTGGTCACCGTACACTGATGGATCCCGAGACACTGGTGGGTTACCGGACGCGATAAAATCCAGAGGACGAAAATCAAATCGTGAATCATATGATAAGGCAAAATTCGCCAGCACTCCCCAACATGGATTTCAAGCAGTACATAACAACTTGGGACACTTCAAACAATATACAACAACAATCCTCTATATTGACTCTATACTCAAAATGCGTAGATTGTACGTACTGTAAACTAAGGAAAGTAAAAGATACAAAATCTTCAAGGACTtattaaatttataaacaaaattaAATGACGAAACGCAGTCCTCAAGCTGTAACTCGGCCAGTAGCACTCCCCTACCTGTACCAATAAATTTGTTAAATGTCCACAATTAAAAGAATATGGAAATATTGAAGACCGAAAATTTGAAAGACTTTCAAAAAGTTCAATGAATATAGAggaataaatgactttaaatatatatatatatatatatatatatatatatatatatatatatatatatatatatatatatatatatatatatatttattaccaAATAAAAAAAAGGAGAATGTAAAGCGGAACGTTACATTTTATGTAACAAACTTGAAAAACGAACAATAGATTATAGACAAGATTTTTCAAGACATTTTCAGGGGTAAATGATTCACGTCTGAGGTACTAGACgttattgatgaccagaccacacactagaaggtgaagggacgacgacgtttcggtccgtcccggaccatgctcaacgtcgtcgtcccttcaccttctagtgtgtgatctagtcaacatacttcagccacgttattgtgactcaccgccTACTAGACGTTATGTACAGCTTAGGTTATGTCCCCATCAGACGTCATGTCACCTAAGCTGCATGAAATGTCTTGCTTCCTCACTTCAGTGTCCTCTTGCCTTACACATGTCTGGATATATTGACCAAAGCTtgcaaaatatgttttttttctgtGAATTTACATTTTCACCGGAATTTGTAAATCTGTATCTCATTCACTcatttatacacatacacacacacacagcctctcgGCTGAGTGGACCGCGCTCGGGGatcatagtcctaagggcccggattCGACTCCAGGCGGAGGCGCAAACAAatgaacagagtttctttcaccctgaagcccctgttcacctagcagtaaataggtacctgagagttagacagctgatacgggcggcttcctgggaatgtgtgttgtgtgtgtgcgcgtgcgtgtgttagaaaaatatatgtagtagacataatagaagataatagattggttaaaaaggcggggtccaagaagctaatagctcgattctgcagacacaaacagtaaATACGAATAGTAAATACACAGTGGGTTACTATTTCATTTATTAG
Coding sequences:
- the LOC123769000 gene encoding uncharacterized protein, giving the protein MKEVLITIVTLAVVATAHASPGGIDAYGNGVGGGFVGASVGYGYDGNHGGEGGYAGNYGGQGYGGAYGGFGGYGGGNYGGGYGGGYGGGGFGAYGGSIVGSRGNGIGYGKGR